Sequence from the Deinococcus malanensis genome:
GTCCGAGGGCTGTCTGTCCAAGGAAGGTACGAAATGTCCAGGGTCTCCAGAAGTCTGACCAGTGACTGGCGGAGCCGGTAGCCGAATTTATGGCTGCACTAATCCCGGCTCATCCAGTGGACTTACCCTGACCGTCTGTGTACCGAACCTGCGTCTGTGACGCACACGCAACGTTCAAGGAGCAACTCATGAAACGTAATTTTAAACTCAGTGCACTCGCGCTGACCACGTTGGCACTCACCCTGGCGGCCTGCGACAACAAGAAGGCCGAAACCAGCACCTCAGTCACCAACACCGAGACCTCAACCGAAAGCACTACGACGGCGGGCGGCGACAGCAATACGCTGGTTGTGCAGTCCAGTGCCGATATTCCGACCATGGACCCCGGTACCACCTACGACACCAGCAGTGGACAGGTGGTCGAGAACCTGTACGAGACCCTGGTGACCTACAAGGGCAACAGCCTGACCGAGCTCGAACCGCTCCTGGCCACCGAGTGGACCGCAAGCGAGGATGGCACGGAGTACCGCTTCACGCTGCGCGATGGAGTGAAGTTCCACAGCGGCAACTCCATGACCTGCGCGGACGCCGAGTACACCTTTCGGCGCAACCTGGTCACCAACACCAGTGAAAGCGGCAACTGGTTCCTCTCCGAGAGTCTGCTGGGTACGGCCAGCAATGCCAACGACGACAAGAACATCAGCTGGACCAAGATATCCAGTGCTGTGAAATGTGACGGCGATACGCTGGTGTTTACGCTGCCCAAGGCGGACCCGGCTTTTGTCAGCAAGTTGGCCTATACCGGCCAGAGCATCGTGGACAGCGAGCATGCCAGGGAAATCGGCGAATGGGACGGCACCGAGGCCACTTGGAAGGAAGCGGTGGGCAAGGACCTGACCGGCAGCCCCCTGGCGCAGAACCCCAGTGGTACGGGTGCCTACAAACTGCTCAAGAAGGACGCCAACGCGGTGACTGCCCAGGCCTTCGCCGACTACTGGGGCGAGAAGCCCGCGATCCAGAACATCCTGCTGCAGAAGATTCCCGAGCAGGCGCCGCGCCTCCAGGCCTTCGAGAAGGGCGACGCTGACATGGTTGAGACGGGCGGCCGTCCCATCATCGAGTCGCAGCTCAGGGGCAAGCCCGGCATTGCGATCGTGGACGACCTGCCTGACACCAGCGCTTTCGGGATCAGCATGAACCACGCCATCAAGGGTGATGTGATCGGCAGCGGCAAGCTTGACGGCAAGGGTATTCCCGCCAACTTCTTCAGCGACGTGGACGTGCGCCGCGGCTTTGTGGCGGCCTTTGACGTACCCCAGTACATCGAGGAAGTGCAGAGCGGCAAAGGTGAACCCCGCAACTTTCTGCTCCCCGACACCTTCCCTGGCTACAACAAGGATCTGGAGGCTCCCAAGTTCGACCTGGAGGCGGCCAGGGCCTCGTTCCAGAAGGCGTGGGGCGGTGAGGTCTGGAAGAAGGGCTTTACCCTCAACGTCTCCTACCGTGCCAACAGTATTCCCGCTCAGACCGGCATGGAAATGCTGAAGAAGAACATCGAATCCATCAATCCCAAGTTCAGGGTCAATCTGGTCGCCAAGGAATGGAGCACGCTGCTCGAAGACGGCAACGAGGGCAAAGAAGCGATGGTCATGACCGGCTGGGCACCTGACTACGCCGACCCCGACAACTTCGTGCACACCTTCTACAGTTCCGAGGGCTACTACCAGCCGCGACTGAACTTCAAAGACGAGCAGATCGACGCCTGGATCAACGAGGCGCGCAGCACCACCGACATGGACCGCCGCAATGAGCTGTACACCAACATTGCCAAGCGGGCCATCGATCAGGCCTACTACATCATGATGCCCAGTAACCCCGGCATTCTGGCCCACCGCGAGGCCCTGGGCGGCGTCAGCCAGGACACCTTCAACCCCATGATTTCCTTCGGTACCGGCACGCTCTGGAAGAACCTCTCCAAGAGCTGAGCCCGACTCCACAAGGCCGCCTTCCTGCCGGGGGCGGCCTTTTTGTGCCGGCCCCCGCCGGCCCCCGCTATGCTGCGCGTATGTCCGACGCAGCCCGTCCGCCCGAGGCCGAGACCGATACGCCCCGCACCATTACCCTGCTGCTGGTCGACGACCATCCGGTGGTGCGCAAGGGGACCCGCGAACTGCTCGAAGGCGAGGCGGACCTGCACGTGATCGGGGAGGCCGGCAGCGGTGAAGAGGCGGTGGTCAAGGCCCGCGCCCTGCAGCCGGATGTGATCCTGATGGACGTCAGCATGCCCGGCATGAACGGGATCGAGGCCACCAAGGCCATCAAGGCCGAGCGGCCTGGCGTGGGTGTGCTGGTATTGACCAGCTACGACGATGACGCGTACGTGTTCGCCCTGCTCGAAGCGGGCGCCGCCGGCTACCTGCTGAAAAACGCCTCGGAGGATGACCTGCTCGGTGCCGTGCGGGCCGTCGCAGCCGGCGAGAGTGCCCTGCATCCCAGCGTGGCCCGCAAGGTCCTTGAGCGCTTCAGTACCCACACCACCCCGACCCCCCCGGAAGACGACCTGAGCCCCCGCGAGCTGGAAGTGCTGCGTGTGGCCGCCACCGGCCGCACCAACAAGGAAATTGCCCGGGATCTGGACATCAGTCCCCGGACCGTACAGGTTCACCTGGCCAACATCTTTTCCAAGCTGGGCGTCGGTAGCCGCACCGAGGCCGTGTTGCACGGCATCAAACGCGGCTGGATCGATCCCCGGACGCTGTAGGGGTTTTCAGGAGTTCCAGGCTCCGGTGATTCTTTGAACGCAGCTGTGTGATACCCGGCCAGGTCTGTTTTTCATGGATCACCTGTTGTCGACTGAGGGTCCGGTAGGCAGGGAGTGCAGGAAGTGGGGGCGCGTTTCCAGCAGTCGGGGAAGCCAGGACCACCCGGGAACCCGGCAGGGCGAGATGTTCCGTCCGGCAGTCTCTGGAGCAGGGCCACGCTGATGCTTGCGCCATACTTGCCAAAATCCATCTGCGTCGGGAAACTCCTGTAGCGATATATGGGGCCGTTCCTTTCCAGAACGGCCTGGACCCATCAGGCATGCTGCTACCAGATCACCAGAATCCAGGTGGCCATGCGGGCGGGTCTCGCGGCCCGGCAGGAAATCCAGCGCCCACGCGCCCCGCGGACAGGAGCGCGTCCGGTTCTGGCTGGTTAAACCGCTGCTTTCGCTCAGAGTATCTAGGAGGGCCTGATTTTCGGGAAGATGGCTGTCCGGGGCGTTGTGACGGTCGCAGTTATGCCCTGGGGCATTGTGCGCTACGTTAGCCAACAAAGGTATGTCCCTGCCTCTCTTCCCGCCAGCCCTGAGCGCTGCCACCACAACGACACAGTTCGGTGAGGCGCTGGCAGCTTTCGCGTGCAAGGTGGCGCAGGCGCACGGTGTCCGGGTGTGGGTCATGCAGGACGGCCGGCTGGGCGAGGTCGCCTGCGACGGTCGCGGCATGGCACTGAGCGACGGAACCCTGGCTGCCGAGGCCATGACCGTTGGCACCCGGCTGGACGAAGGCATGCTGAGTGCCGTGCCCTTCGGGTGTGGGGTGCTGGAGTTCGTGGGCGCCGATCACGATGAACTCGGGACTCTGAGTCAGTTGGCTCCGCTGCTAGGGCTCGCCCTGGAGGGGGTCCAGGCCCGGGAGGCGCGGCAGGGCCGTGGCCGGGTGGCCGAAAGCGTGGAACAGCTGGTGCGCCGACTGGGCGGCAGTCTGGACCTGGGCGAGGTGCTGACCGCCACCGCTGAGAGCGCGGCCCTGGCGCTGGGCTTCGGACGGGCTTTCGTGGGGCTGTTCAGCGAATTTACCGAGCGCGGCGCACGCACGGGAGAGGTCTTCACCTATGGCCTGGACACCTCCTTTACGGGGGGCATCGGGGTGGGGCCGGTGTCATTTGAACGCCTGATGCAGCGCGGCGAGGTCATCGTCTATGACCGTTCGCGGGATGCCAATTCCCCACTGGCTGGCGGGCTGGCGGAGCTGAACCCGGAAATGGCGGTGATTGCCCCGCTCAGCGCGCGTGGTCGTCCGCTGGGGGTGCTGTACGTGGACCGCCAGACGCCGGGTCCGGGTGTAACAGACGATGACACCTGGCTGGTCCTGACCCTGGCGGAGCAGGCCAGCCTGGCCATCGACAACGCGAGGCTATACAGCACCGAGACCCGCAAACGTGAGGCGGCCGAGGCCCTGCGTGAAGCGGGCGCTGCGCTGGCCGGCAGCCTGCACCTCAACGAGACCCTGGCTGGTGTGCTGGAACGCGGCAGCACCCTGTTCGGCGCAGATGCCGCCGCTGTGTACGAACTGCAACCCGACGGCCGGACCCTGACCATCCGCAACGCGGTGGGCCTGCCCAGCGAGTACGTGCTGCGGGTGCGCAGCAAGGTCGGCGCGGGGGTCACCGGGCGCGCCGTAGAGCGGCGTGAGCGGGTCATCACGTCCGACATCCGTGAGGCCAATCTGGGCGCCGGAAGCCGCTATACCCGCCAGCTGCTGGCCCAGGGAACCTACCCGTACCGGGGCATCGTGGCCCTGCCGCTGAGCACCCGCGCTGGACCCTTCGGCGCGCTGACCCTGTACTGGTCCGCTGTGCTGCCGCTGGACGCCGACGATCTGGCACTGACTGAGGTTTTCGCGGCGCAGGCTTCGCTGGCCATCGAGAACGCGCGCCTGTACGAGGAGGAGCTGCGCCGCGAGCGTGAGGCGGCCGTGCTGCTGAATGTCGGCCGGCTGCTGGGCGAAGACCAGAGCGACCGCGCCCTGGCCGAGGCCACCCGCCTGTGTGCAGTGGCCCTGAATGCCGGCCGCGGCCTGATCGCCCTGGTCGGAGAGGACGGTCAGGTGACGCGCTGCGCGACCTACAACCTGCATCCCCCTTCGGCCGATGAACTGGCATCGCTGTACGCCCAGCTGGGCCGTGGACCCCGGCCTCTGACCCGCCGCTACGCCCTGCCGGTGGCGGGAAGCGCCCTGATCGTGCCGCTACGGGCCGATCTGGGCAACGATGCCGGGGCTGACCAGGGCAGAGGCGGTGTGCTGGGCTTTCTGTATGCCGACGACCCGGGCACTGAGGCACCCAACGACCGGATACTGGGTCTGGCCCGCAGCGTGGCCGACCAGATGGCCCTGACCCTGACGCGTGAGAGGCTGCTCGCTGCCCTGGCGCGGGAAGAGGCCCGCTACCGGCAGCTCGCCGAAGGCGCCCATGACCTGATCCTGAGCGCTGACCCGCAGGGCACCATCACCTATGCCAACCCGGCCGCGACCCGCCTTCTGCGCCCGCTGACCGGGCCACTTGTAGGCACCAGCCTGCTGGACCTCAGCACGGTGGTTACCCGGGACGCCCTGTATGCGGCCTGGGACGCCGCGCACACCCGTCCCAGTGGTGGCCGCGCCGATATCCAGGTGGGGCCCTACCGCCTGGAGGCCCGCCTGAGTGCCGTGCGGACCGGGACCGCCGGCGGGGAGGCCGGCGAGGGCGTGTTGATGGTCGCCCGTGACCTCAGCGAGTTGCAGACCCTGGCC
This genomic interval carries:
- a CDS encoding ABC transporter substrate-binding protein, encoding MKRNFKLSALALTTLALTLAACDNKKAETSTSVTNTETSTESTTTAGGDSNTLVVQSSADIPTMDPGTTYDTSSGQVVENLYETLVTYKGNSLTELEPLLATEWTASEDGTEYRFTLRDGVKFHSGNSMTCADAEYTFRRNLVTNTSESGNWFLSESLLGTASNANDDKNISWTKISSAVKCDGDTLVFTLPKADPAFVSKLAYTGQSIVDSEHAREIGEWDGTEATWKEAVGKDLTGSPLAQNPSGTGAYKLLKKDANAVTAQAFADYWGEKPAIQNILLQKIPEQAPRLQAFEKGDADMVETGGRPIIESQLRGKPGIAIVDDLPDTSAFGISMNHAIKGDVIGSGKLDGKGIPANFFSDVDVRRGFVAAFDVPQYIEEVQSGKGEPRNFLLPDTFPGYNKDLEAPKFDLEAARASFQKAWGGEVWKKGFTLNVSYRANSIPAQTGMEMLKKNIESINPKFRVNLVAKEWSTLLEDGNEGKEAMVMTGWAPDYADPDNFVHTFYSSEGYYQPRLNFKDEQIDAWINEARSTTDMDRRNELYTNIAKRAIDQAYYIMMPSNPGILAHREALGGVSQDTFNPMISFGTGTLWKNLSKS
- a CDS encoding response regulator, which encodes MSDAARPPEAETDTPRTITLLLVDDHPVVRKGTRELLEGEADLHVIGEAGSGEEAVVKARALQPDVILMDVSMPGMNGIEATKAIKAERPGVGVLVLTSYDDDAYVFALLEAGAAGYLLKNASEDDLLGAVRAVAAGESALHPSVARKVLERFSTHTTPTPPEDDLSPRELEVLRVAATGRTNKEIARDLDISPRTVQVHLANIFSKLGVGSRTEAVLHGIKRGWIDPRTL
- a CDS encoding sensor histidine kinase produces the protein MSLPLFPPALSAATTTTQFGEALAAFACKVAQAHGVRVWVMQDGRLGEVACDGRGMALSDGTLAAEAMTVGTRLDEGMLSAVPFGCGVLEFVGADHDELGTLSQLAPLLGLALEGVQAREARQGRGRVAESVEQLVRRLGGSLDLGEVLTATAESAALALGFGRAFVGLFSEFTERGARTGEVFTYGLDTSFTGGIGVGPVSFERLMQRGEVIVYDRSRDANSPLAGGLAELNPEMAVIAPLSARGRPLGVLYVDRQTPGPGVTDDDTWLVLTLAEQASLAIDNARLYSTETRKREAAEALREAGAALAGSLHLNETLAGVLERGSTLFGADAAAVYELQPDGRTLTIRNAVGLPSEYVLRVRSKVGAGVTGRAVERRERVITSDIREANLGAGSRYTRQLLAQGTYPYRGIVALPLSTRAGPFGALTLYWSAVLPLDADDLALTEVFAAQASLAIENARLYEEELRREREAAVLLNVGRLLGEDQSDRALAEATRLCAVALNAGRGLIALVGEDGQVTRCATYNLHPPSADELASLYAQLGRGPRPLTRRYALPVAGSALIVPLRADLGNDAGADQGRGGVLGFLYADDPGTEAPNDRILGLARSVADQMALTLTRERLLAALAREEARYRQLAEGAHDLILSADPQGTITYANPAATRLLRPLTGPLVGTSLLDLSTVVTRDALYAAWDAAHTRPSGGRADIQVGPYRLEARLSAVRTGTAGGEAGEGVLMVARDLSELQTLAEEITRRGQALEAATSRQSELRTYLTLFTQAQEEERRRISRELHDDTAQVLTATTRRVARLSRELEGEQRSRADDILGDLNDAIESVRRFARNLRPSVLDDLGLLPALEWLATQAQTDTRLEVSGPERRLTPTVELTVFRLAQEALNNVDKHAGAHSAAIRVVFSDSGVRVAITDDGQGFTTAQAEQRAQDGHLGLIGLRERVALAGGQLDVKSTPGQGTTLIFDLPG